In a single window of the Danio rerio strain Tuebingen ecotype United States chromosome 20, GRCz12tu, whole genome shotgun sequence genome:
- the ches1 gene encoding checkpoint suppressor 1 (The RefSeq protein has 1 substitution, 1 non-frameshifting indel compared to this genomic sequence), with protein sequence MGPVVMPPGKKAEGPSSGSVARGLSPLYQDTDAADLSLALSTSLSRAEDEELTSLSWLHESTDLLTSLGQSGLRSVSPVQDANGAHEPSPSSSPEPNEPPYHLSTGPSRKPPYSFSCLIFMAIEDAPSKRLPVKDIYGWILEHFPYFSSAPTGWKNSVRHNLSLNKCFKKVDKDRSQSIGKGSLWSIDPDYRHNLIQALKKTPYHPYSPRLPKPSTSPSASPQQYHSSAAPPLWPGSPLYRKNGGVLLQVPQRVIQHSSRVTAQGLFPVIRPLPLSPASKRTTAVRSALGDFLTRAKSSLHTDSPPPASDEHQEEQDHTYSSSQGDAVSSSSSSCSITQGSLTEVKLEQKDFPLDAASPPTSQPPQVRRPMWTKGDTLPLKKRRAENILVKEEEEEEEEDEEMKEAAGSLLHLAGVRTAVSKNALLRRVQKELKEELKEEASD encoded by the exons ATGGGTCCGGTGGTCATGCCTCCAGGTAAGAAGGCCGAGGGTCCCAGCAGTGGCAGTGTGGCGCGGGGTCTCAGTCCGCTCTACCAGGACACAGATGCAGCCGATCTTTCGCTGGCACTGTCGACCTCTCTCAGCCGGGCCGAGGATGAGGAGCTCACCAGCCTCAGCTGGCTGCATGAGAGCACTGACCTGCTGACCAGCCTGGGCCAGTCTGGCCTGCGCAGTGTCAGCCCTGTCCAGGATGCCAACGGAGCCCACGAGCCCTCGCCCTCGTCTTCCCCGGAACCCAACGAGCCGCCCTACCACCTGTCTACAGGACCCAGCCGCAAACCACCATACTCCTTCAGCTGCCTCATATTCATGGCCATTGAGGACGCCCCGTCGAAAAGACTGCCCGTAAAAGACATCTACGGCTGGATACTGGAACACTTCCCCTACTTCTCCAGTGCCCCGACTGGCTGGAAGAACTCAGTGCGACACAACCTGTCTCTCAATAAATGCTTCAAAAAGGTGGATAAGGATCGCAGTCAG agCATAGGAAAGGGTTCCCTCTGGTCTATTGACCCTGACTACAGACACAATCTGATTCAGGCTCTGAAGAAGACTCCATATCATCCATATTCCCCTCGGCTTCCAAAACCTTCTACCTCCCCATCTGCCTCTCCTCAGCAATACCACAG ctccgcagc TCCTCCACTATGGCCAGGAAGTCCACTCTACAGAAAAAATGGAGGAGTGCTCTTACAAG ttCCACAGAGAGTGATCCAGCACAGCTCACGCGTCACTGCTCAGGGGCTCTTTCCAGTTATCAGACCCCTTCCATTGAGTCCTGCGAGCAAGAGGACCACAGCCGTCAG ATCAGCCCTGGGTGACTTTCTGACGCGGGCTAAAAGCAGTCTACACACGGACTCCCCTCTTCCAGCCAGCGACGAGCATCAGGAGGAGCAGGACCACACGTACAGCAGCTCACAAGGGGACGCcgtctcctcctcttcctcctgctcCATCACTCAGGGCTCCCTCACTGAGGTCAAGCTGGAGCAGAAAGACTTTCCTCTGGACGCCGCATCTCCTCCCACTTCCCAGCCGCCCCAGGTCCGGCGACCGATGTGGACCAAAGGAGACACGCTGCCCCTGAAGAAGAGGCGCGCCGAAAACATCCTGGtcaaagaagaggaggaggaagaggaggaggatgaggagaTGAAGGAGGCGGCTGGGTCTCTGCTCCACCTGGCCGGCGTCCGCACCGCCGTCAGCAAAAACGCTTTACTGCGCAGAGTTCAGAAGGAGCTGAAAGAGGAGCTTAAAGAGGAAGCCAGCGATTAG
- the ches1 gene encoding checkpoint suppressor 1 isoform X1 translates to MGPVVMPPGKKAEGPSSGSVARGLSPLYQDTDAADLSLALSTSLSRAEDEELTSLSWLHESTDLLTSLGQSGLRSVSPVQDANGAHEPSPSSSPEPNEPPYHLSTGPSRKPPYSFSCLIFMAIEDAPSKRLPVKDIYGWILEHFPYFSSAPTGWKNSVRHNLSLNKCFKKVDKDRSQSIGKGSLWSIDPDYRHNLIQALKKTPYHPYSPRLPKPSTSPSASPQQYHSPPLWPGSPLYRKNGGVLLQVPQRVIQHSSRVTAQGLFPVIRPLPLSPASKRTTAVRSALGDFLTRAKSSLHTDSPLPASDEHQEEQDHTYSSSQGDAVSSSSSCSITQGSLTEVKLEQKDFPLDAASPPTSQPPQVRRPMWTKGDTLPLKKRRAENILVKEEEEEEEEDEEMKEAAGSLLHLAGVRTAVSKNALLRRVQKELKEELKEEASD, encoded by the exons ATGGGTCCGGTGGTCATGCCTCCAGGTAAGAAGGCCGAGGGTCCCAGCAGTGGCAGTGTGGCGCGGGGTCTCAGTCCGCTCTACCAGGACACAGATGCAGCCGATCTTTCGCTGGCACTGTCGACCTCTCTCAGCCGGGCCGAGGATGAGGAGCTCACCAGCCTCAGCTGGCTGCATGAGAGCACTGACCTGCTGACCAGCCTGGGCCAGTCTGGCCTGCGCAGTGTCAGCCCTGTCCAGGATGCCAACGGAGCCCACGAGCCCTCGCCCTCGTCTTCCCCGGAACCCAACGAGCCGCCCTACCACCTGTCTACAGGACCCAGCCGCAAACCACCATACTCCTTCAGCTGCCTCATATTCATGGCCATTGAGGACGCCCCGTCGAAAAGACTGCCCGTAAAAGACATCTACGGCTGGATACTGGAACACTTCCCCTACTTCTCCAGTGCCCCGACTGGCTGGAAGAACTCAGTGCGACACAACCTGTCTCTCAATAAATGCTTCAAAAAGGTGGATAAGGATCGCAGTCAG agCATAGGAAAGGGTTCCCTCTGGTCTATTGACCCTGACTACAGACACAATCTGATTCAGGCTCTGAAGAAGACTCCATATCATCCATATTCCCCTCGGCTTCCAAAACCTTCTACCTCCCCATCTGCCTCTCCTCAGCAATACCACAG TCCTCCACTATGGCCAGGAAGTCCACTCTACAGAAAAAATGGAGGAGTGCTCTTACAAG ttCCACAGAGAGTGATCCAGCACAGCTCACGCGTCACTGCTCAGGGGCTCTTTCCAGTTATCAGACCCCTTCCATTGAGTCCTGCGAGCAAGAGGACCACAGCCGTCAG ATCAGCCCTGGGTGACTTTCTGACGCGGGCTAAAAGCAGTCTACACACGGACTCCCCTCTTCCAGCCAGCGACGAGCATCAGGAGGAGCAGGACCACACGTACAGCAGCTCACAAGGGGACGCcgtctcctcctcttcctcctgctcCATCACTCAGGGCTCCCTCACTGAGGTCAAGCTGGAGCAGAAAGACTTTCCTCTGGACGCCGCATCTCCTCCCACTTCCCAGCCGCCCCAGGTCCGGCGACCGATGTGGACCAAAGGAGACACGCTGCCCCTGAAGAAGAGGCGCGCCGAAAACATCCTGGtcaaagaagaggaggaggaagaggaggaggatgaggagaTGAAGGAGGCGGCTGGGTCTCTGCTCCACCTGGCCGGCGTCCGCACCGCCGTCAGCAAAAACGCTTTACTGCGCAGAGTTCAGAAGGAGCTGAAAGAGGAGCTTAAAGAGGAAGCCAGCGATTAG